A single region of the Pseudalkalibacillus berkeleyi genome encodes:
- the wecB gene encoding non-hydrolyzing UDP-N-acetylglucosamine 2-epimerase produces the protein MNSKVKVMTIFGTRPEAIKMCPLVLELQKHPEEIESIVTVTAQHREMLDQVLDIFGVEPDFDLNIMKERQSLMEVTNRALEGLDRVLKEAEPDIVLVHGDTTTTFVASLAAFYNKIAVGHVEAGLRTGNKFSPYPEEMNRQLTGVLADLHFAPTDNSAENLVKESKNLDNIHITGNTAIDALRTTVSDEYHHDVLEQIGDDRLVLVTAHRRENIGEPMKQMFTAIRRLVEDHEDIQVVYPVHMNPAVRDIAYTILGEHDRIHLIEPLGVIDFHNIASRSHLILTDSGGIQEEAPSLGVPVLVLRDTTERPEGIEAGTLKLAGTDEDEVYNLANELLTDQKAYDAMAKASNPYGDGKASKRIVDAILYYFEKKSERPQSFKVK, from the coding sequence ATGAATTCGAAAGTAAAAGTAATGACAATTTTCGGTACGAGACCTGAAGCAATTAAAATGTGTCCGCTCGTATTGGAGCTACAAAAACACCCAGAAGAAATTGAGTCAATCGTTACCGTAACAGCACAACATAGAGAGATGCTTGATCAAGTTTTGGATATTTTCGGTGTTGAACCCGACTTTGATTTAAATATTATGAAAGAGCGACAAAGTTTGATGGAAGTGACAAACAGAGCGCTTGAAGGATTGGATCGAGTTTTAAAAGAAGCGGAACCAGACATAGTGCTCGTTCACGGAGATACAACTACAACTTTTGTCGCAAGTTTAGCTGCATTCTATAATAAAATTGCAGTGGGTCATGTCGAAGCTGGACTCCGTACGGGTAACAAATTTTCACCATACCCTGAAGAGATGAACAGACAATTGACAGGTGTACTAGCGGATCTTCATTTTGCACCTACTGATAATTCGGCTGAGAACCTTGTGAAAGAAAGCAAAAATCTGGATAACATCCATATTACAGGTAATACAGCAATTGATGCTTTACGTACAACTGTATCAGATGAGTACCACCACGATGTACTTGAGCAAATTGGCGATGATCGACTTGTACTTGTAACCGCACATCGAAGAGAGAACATTGGAGAGCCAATGAAGCAAATGTTTACTGCAATTCGTCGATTAGTAGAGGATCATGAGGATATTCAAGTTGTCTACCCTGTTCATATGAATCCAGCAGTACGGGACATAGCATATACTATATTAGGTGAACATGACCGCATCCACCTTATTGAACCACTGGGCGTAATTGATTTTCATAACATTGCATCAAGATCTCATCTCATCTTGACTGATTCTGGTGGTATACAAGAGGAAGCGCCGTCACTAGGTGTTCCCGTCCTTGTTCTTCGAGATACAACAGAACGACCAGAAGGAATAGAAGCGGGTACATTGAAGCTTGCAGGTACAGATGAGGACGAGGTGTACAATTTGGCAAATGAATTGCTGACAGATCAAAAAGCATATGATGCAATGGCGAAAGCTTCTAACCCATATGGAGATGGGAAAGCTTCGAAACGAATCGTTGATGCTATCTTGTACTATTTTGAGAAAAAGTCTGAGAGACCACAATCGTTTAAAGTTAAATAA
- a CDS encoding polysaccharide deacetylase family protein yields the protein MKKNLMFIGCVLSILILAYVSYQSLFNESVGEVTYSSEKHENISNSPTPSVKAESIKKENSVRLTNNENLNIPILMYHHFDQTSDSSVVVSKDRFKEQMMALHDAGYNTITDEELLNYLSNGEPIPENPILITIDDGYQSNYTIAYPILKELQMKATIYVVVADQEKTPGSIPHLTWDETREMYESGVVDIQSHTYDSHYYVKTNDGKGPALTNRMKDESKAAYIERIKLDLEKSKKTIEEKLNKEVVALAYPYGAHSNEVIKVAKELGYQLGHTVRRGVNGVETDPFRLMRINVVDQMDGDRLIARIEESME from the coding sequence ATGAAGAAGAACTTAATGTTTATCGGTTGTGTTTTAAGTATTCTTATTTTAGCGTATGTAAGTTATCAATCATTATTTAATGAGTCTGTTGGAGAAGTCACTTATTCTAGTGAAAAACATGAAAATATATCAAATTCTCCAACACCTAGCGTTAAAGCTGAATCTATTAAAAAAGAGAATTCAGTAAGATTGACTAATAATGAAAATTTGAATATACCAATTCTCATGTATCACCATTTTGATCAGACATCTGACAGTTCAGTCGTTGTTTCAAAGGATCGGTTTAAGGAACAAATGATGGCATTACATGATGCGGGGTATAATACGATTACTGACGAAGAATTGCTTAACTACCTTTCAAATGGAGAACCAATACCAGAGAATCCAATATTAATAACGATTGATGATGGATATCAAAGTAACTATACAATTGCTTATCCGATTCTTAAAGAATTACAGATGAAAGCGACCATTTATGTTGTAGTTGCAGATCAAGAAAAAACACCTGGCAGTATACCCCACCTTACTTGGGATGAAACTAGAGAGATGTATGAATCCGGTGTTGTAGATATACAAAGTCATACATACGATAGCCATTACTATGTAAAAACAAATGATGGGAAAGGTCCTGCACTAACGAATAGAATGAAAGATGAAAGTAAAGCTGCATATATTGAACGAATTAAACTGGACTTAGAAAAATCGAAAAAAACTATAGAAGAGAAACTGAATAAAGAAGTTGTTGCACTGGCTTATCCATATGGTGCACATAGTAATGAGGTAATAAAAGTGGCAAAAGAACTTGGATATCAATTAGGACATACAGTTAGGCGAGGCGTAAATGGAGTAGAAACTGACCCTTTCCGACTCATGCGGATTAATGTGGTTGACCAAATGGATGGAGATCGTTTAATAGCAAGAATAGAAGAATCAATGGAATAA